The window GAAATGAAAAACCAAACATTCACACCTACTTTTTCAGCGATTGGGCTGCTGAAAAGTAATCCAATCGGCATTGAGACGGAAGAAATTAAAGTCAGTACCGAAAATGCACGTCCCATTTTTTGGGGTTCAACGGTTGCCTGTATATAAGCTGTCAGGGGAATGGTATGAACATTTCCAGACGCTCCCAAACAAATACAGCTTGCTGCAAAGAAAAACCAACCGATATAAGTTGGAGGTATGATACCGCACAGCAATGATATAACACCCATTCCAAACAAACCGATAAAAGAAGCTCTGATTTTGCGTTCTATTTTTAGAATACTGGAAAACAGAAGCGATGATATCATCATGCCGATTGCAAATGATAGTTCAACGGCACTACCATACATGGCAGATAACTGAAAATAGTCACTTGTCATCAATGGGTAAAAGGAAGATAATGGCGCATAAAAGAACATACAGAGTGCTTCTGCGACAACAATGTAAAATAGCTTTCTGTCCTCTCTAAAAACCTGTAAACCCTCTTTTATCTCCGCTACAAAATGTTGTTCTTCTCTTTGTGTTTTTGCAATCTTTGGGATTTTAACAATCGCTAATGCAATACTTGCTAAAATTGCTCCCACCACATCACTCAATAAAACGATGGATATTGGGAAGATTGAGTATAAAGCCGCACCGATTACAGGACCAATTAGAAATGAACCAGAATTTAAAAGCTGAATCCACCCATTGGTTTTTATAAGCTGGTCTTTCGGTACAAGCTGGGGAATGATAGATTGAATTGCTGGTTGCTGAAAAGTGCTTCCAATTCCCCTAACACACAACATAATGAATACTGTCCATACAGGCAGGTCAAAAAAGAATAGTATGATTGCATAAATTAAGGCAACCATGCCCATTGCCATATCCGAAAAAATAGAGATAAATTTTCGGTTGTAACGGTCTGCTGCAATACCTGCAAGCGGACTGA of the Intestinibacillus sp. Marseille-P6563 genome contains:
- a CDS encoding MFS transporter codes for the protein MEKTQKWKSQFITVAIGQAISMLGSHGVQFALIWWLAEKTSSPFMLGISGLVAYLPMSLFSPLAGIAADRYNRKFISIFSDMAMGMVALIYAIILFFFDLPVWTVFIMLCVRGIGSTFQQPAIQSIIPQLVPKDQLIKTNGWIQLLNSGSFLIGPVIGAALYSIFPISIVLLSDVVGAILASIALAIVKIPKIAKTQREEQHFVAEIKEGLQVFREDRKLFYIVVAEALCMFFYAPLSSFYPLMTSDYFQLSAMYGSAVELSFAIGMMISSLLFSSILKIERKIRASFIGLFGMGVISLLCGIIPPTYIGWFFFAASCICLGASGNVHTIPLTAYIQATVEPQKMGRAFSVLTLISSVSMPIGLLFSSPIAEKVGVNVWFFISGFCMITLTALVLIRYAVKYGRQRT